ACAAACTGAATTATTTCCTTGAGGTCAGTCTCGCTAACTCGAACTCATCTAACTCTTCTAACTCGTGCTTCTATGCACGGGCCACGGGCTTTTACGGCCAACTCTACTTTATGACGACGCCTCCTTGAAGGTCAAACATTTTGTCATTCCTCATGAAACGTTATGTGAGGGTTGTATTTAGGTAAGTATGCCTGTTAACATGTTTAAAGCCTCTTTATGGTGCCTTCACTGACTGTTGGTTTATCTGTCAGAGAAGCAGCAAACCTCCCTCTGTCTCGTCTTCATTGCCAAATGAACACCAGGCTGCAGAAATGGTCTTCGCCTGTTAACCAACTCTAATCAGCAGGCCTGCTGCCGGACACATCTTTCATTCGCCTGACTTGTCTATTAACTAAAAGCACTGCGAAGCTTTACTCTCAATTACCACTCCCTTCACGCTCCCCATCAATCAGGTGTGTTCGTTTCATTAGAGCCTTGGGAAACGGCTCCGTCCAGGCCGCCACCTCTGGATAACCAACAGCGTGAAGGGAGTTCAAGTGCAGATGATATGGATTTCCCTTCTCTGTTTTTGCTCAGACTTTATGCTCCGTGTACGCGAACACGTGTGGCAcaactccagctgctgcaggcttcACCGTCTTAAATCCTTCTTTGAATTGACTTGAATTACAGATTCAAACATTTGACATGCCTGGTATTTGTTTTGGTTGGACAAATGATCTCAGAATTAGCGCGGTCAttcaaaaatgttaaattaacatctttttttttttttttagacactGAAATTGTCTCGCTTTCTTTCCTTATCACCCGTTCCATCATGTCATTGTGTCTGTAGGAAGTATTGATGATGTTGGACAACTACGTACGCGATTTCAAGGCACTCATCGACTGGATTCAGCTTCAGGAGAAGTTGGAGAAAACAGACGCCCAGAACAGGTGCCATTCTCCATTCCTCCCACATTCTCATTCACTGCCCGCCTTCCAAAGTGCTCCCTGGGGTGAAGGTCGGAGCACCGATGTTCTGGTCCCTGCCTTTCGGTCACAAACAGAATACATCAATGGCCTTGGCTTTAATTCAAGGGGATCCATGAGTTCATTGGCTTCTCTTTAACGCAGTGAGCACTGCAACTTGGATTGACTGAATTTCCCAACGCTACTTTTGTTCTTACTTTAAAGCCTGAACGTTTTTAGTGTTcccttttatttaataaattgaTGCAAGTGACTCATTCATTTAACCGCTTTGGTGATGCGTGAGCCCCGTATATGTATGTTTGTCTCCAAGGTATTTGTGTAGTGTATACTAAGTACTTTTCACTACTCTCCTTATATCCAGGCCCACATCTTTAGCCTGGGAGGTGCGTAAGATGTCTCCAGGCCGTCATGTGATGCAgagctcctctgcagacagGATGGTTCCTTCTCTCGGGGCTTGTCGTGCCCTCAGCTTTGGGTAAATGCTGCGCTGCCATTATCTCTGCTCAGGCTTGAAGGCCTGtgagctgcacccccccccctaacccccccaTTTACACTTTACCATTAGCCATATGATTCAGTTTTAATCCTCAATGTAACATTTTATGtgattataattatataataagGCCATCCTGTTATTAAGCAGATCAATAATTCGAATAATGCCCAGTGCCCGTTATAAGATGTTTTATAGCAATACAGCCATTGATTGCTAATGGTGAAGCATTTGTTTAATTCAATTTGTTGAGTCTCTCACTCTCTGGCCGCAGACTCGGTGGAAGGTGTAGATGAAAGTGTCAGTTAAAGACTGCTGAAGCATCTGTTCAATGCAGGCACTGTTCTGTAATTGGATGCTGCAGGAAATGGATATTGATCTTGATGGAGGCCTGTTGTCCTGCACAATTCCACGCTATCTCAGAGTGGAGAGCGTTGGATGCTGAAGGGTCTGACCCAGGCAGGGGTTTTAGGTGTTGCTCACACCCTTTAAAAGCATGCCTGCTGAGAGTTGAGGCTTCACTTTACAGGTTCATGTCTATTTTcatgcgtgatgtgtgcgtCTTTATCAGGGGTGCCCCTGTTACGCTAGCTGCAGCTCGCCGGTGCCACACGGGCCTCAGCTGGGCGGAACGAGTGAAGCGCAGCCAGTCCAGCCAGCCGATCACCTCCCCAGTAGAAACGCAGGGTAACAAGTCCTCTCCTGCACAAAACCAGATTGCACTTTGAGAGAAGCTCTCACTGACGGCACCACATGTGGTCTCCAGGTAAAAAGGATGCTGAGGGCTGGGAGACCGTTCACAGAGGGCGGACTGCAAAACCTCGTTCTGGCACGAGAGCCGTCAAGGTCAGTCCTGTCTTGGCTCATGCGACCCCAAAACACAATGGCGTGTTGCGTGACAAATGGCATCCATtgcatgaggaggagcagcaaccCCATCCTCAGCGTTCCATGGACAAGAATGGGACCATGACGGACACAAGGCAGCGAGCTTTTGCTGAGCCTGACCTCCTGGAGATGGTTGGACGCCCAGAGATGGAGGTACAGAGGTTCAGTACCTCGTGTCGTCTTTTTAGTCGGTGCTTTCCGTGGATATCAATTATTCACAAGGATTAGAGTAACACTAGACCTTTTTATCGGCCACGTTTGTTTTCGTTTTGGTCTCCGTGGTATTCGTATAAATCCTGCACAGACAGGCATATCAGCTGTACGGTGATTGCACACAGAAAATCCATTTTCACCGTCATGAAATAAATACTCCACACACGTCTGGTGAGAGTGTGTTCTAGCCCTTGGTTGGTTTTAAACTTTCCTGTCTTATCAGCTTTGAATGGGATGTTTAGGGCATGTTGGTACCAGCATTCCTGCATGATTTGTGTTCTTAGCTATGTGTCGAGTATTGACTGGTTTGATTCTTGTTTTCATGAATTGCTTGATAATATGCATGTCTTTAAATTGCGTTtgcttgtgtttatgtgtgactGTTGGTGCAGCCCCCAGCAGAGCGCGTGCAAGACTCGGGGCAGTGTGTCGACGCGCCTTGTGAAGACGCGCCTCCCCCCATAACGGCTCTTATCCCAGAGCCTACCCTGCCCTCAGACACTGTCCCACCAACAGACATTACCTTGTCAGGCGCAGTCCCTACTCTCGCCCTATCCACATCCCCAGACATTATCCGTACTGATGGACTCAGGGCTCTGTTGGGCTTGAGGGACACTGGGGCTGAGGGGGGGGCATCACAGGGCATGgccacatctgctccaggacAGGCTGAGACTCCCACAGCAGCGGTGAAACTGGAGAGTGTACTGGACCCCACAGAGCTTTCTACTGTGAGTGCTGAGAGATGGAGGcccagaggggaggggagggcggggggggggggggggggggcactgatcCCCAAGGGTCCTTTACCGCCTAAACAAAGTCAATCTCAAGAAAccttgacaaaaacaaacaattcaacttgttgttgttgtttttttttgccagtttaCATATCTGTGCAAAAAGTATGTAAAACCTCAACTAAGTTTTTAGATTTCCTTCAGTCTGCTCTTACAGTGTCTCTAATATGAAGCGGCGCCATACACTTGAGCAAGGATGGCCACGCCTTTAGGTGGGAGTACTGTCACAGTTGGACAGGTGGTgtatgaaaacattaaaaaaaaaacataaacctTAAAAAACTGGCTTTGGttatatattataattttaAGATTTGACTCTGATCTTAACCTGGCAGTTATTGTGCTCTCAGGATTTAGAATGCATTAAGCTCGACGTCCATACCGCATGTAAAATCCTTAATGCGCTGGAGTAAAATGTGTTATCGTTAAGTCATAGACAAGCTTCAGCAAAGCCATTAGCTGCCTCCTCCCACCATCTCTTCATCCTCACAGTAAATGTGACCTGCATGACTCTTGAATGCTTCCTCACTTGTGATTCTTGTGATGATTGTGCGGTGCAAATTGTGAGTGGGTTGATCATGGCGTCCCTGTCCGTCTTTGAATCCTGCACCCGATTGCAAATCAGGCCACATGAAGAGAAACTATCAGGACACACAAAATAGTTTTCTTCATGCAGAAATATGTACCGTATTTCTTTACTTTTGAATGTCTTTCCAGCATAATGGCCATATATGGAGCTGTAAACATGTAAACACATCCCTCTAATATAAATTGAATTTTCACAACAATCCTAGGTCTTTTGGGCTTTTAATCTAATCATTAAATGACTGTTTTCTACTGTGCCATatgaaaatgactttttatAGTGTGAAATGCTGCCTGTGTGAAGTGGTATCTATGCTGCCATCTGTTCAGCCTCAGTCCATGGCAGAGGTCCTGGCCAAGAAAGAGGAGCTTGCTGACCGTTTGGAGAAGGCCAATGAGGAGGCCATAGCCAGTGCCAtcgctgaggaggagcagcttaCCAGAGAAATTCAGGCCGAGAACAAAGACCTTGAGACTGAGAACGAAAACGACTTCTCCGTAAGATTATTCCCACTCGTGGATTCTGTAAATGTTAGATGCTTTTGGCTCTAGATTTCCTTTTCGTCATTGTGTGCTGAAGgctgatggaaaaaaataaataactttaccACAGGCTGGCATCAGTAACGGGGGTTGCGGATTGAATATGGATTGGAGCGACATGCTTGCAGATTATGACGGTATGGAGGTCAAAATCAAAATGATAACTGAACCTTATTCTTCCTGAAAGTGCTGTTTATAATGGCAAACATTAAActgaagtgttttctttttcgttCAGCTCGTGAGCCGTGGCGTCAGAATACCTCATGGggggaaatagtagaagaagaaccTGCTCGGCCTCCTGGACATGGAATTCACATGCACGAGAAGTTATCCTCCCCGTCACGCAGAAGGTGCAGAACATTTTATGTAGCTGCAGGTTGGGCCTGTTTTCAGTCAGTCATCCTCTCTACTCGAGTCTGTTCCTGAACAGCACCCATAATCCCCTCCCATTATGTTTAAGCTTCACCCCAGCTACCTGAGAGTCTCATTCTGACTTCTCGTCTTAAATTACCACCCAAGACATCTGAAGGGGTTTCCAGCACGTCAGAGCGTATGGATGCTTTCCATATTGTTGATGAGCGGGCCAGAAAAAGACGATTTGTTCGTATGTTTTTCACAGACCCATTGCTGAGACAAAGAAGAAATTTGAAGAGAAACAGCTCAAGGCTCAGCAGCTGAGGGCCAAACTCCGGGAGGAAAAGACACTCAAACTGCAGAAGCTCTTGGAAAGAGTGAGTGACCTGTGTAAAACTGATGGAAAGCACCCTGAAGAAAGTCCAAACCCAGCCCGTCTCATAATGAGAAGTTGTGTCAGCACGCTGCCTGATAGAATCACTAAATATTATAAAGCCCTTCAATTTGCATTCAGACCAGCTGGCCCACAGACAGTCGTGAGAAAGACCCCTGGCCAAAATCAACAGCCACCTTTCATGAAGTTTGTTTTTGTCCCCCAGATCATGGCAAGATGATTGACTCATTAAATAAATCAGGATTAattacacaaataaatgaagtgGTGTGTGTTCACGTTCATCCCCACGTGGAATCAATGTAGATGGTCACAAGTGATTAAGCAACCATTGTCTGCTTTGAATTGGAAAATATGTGTTGtactttttctttgtttttattcactCCTGCTTGCCACTTTTCACTCTCCGCAGGAGAAAGAGGTGATGAAATGGAAGGAGGAGTTGTTGGAGCAGCGTCGGAAGATGATGGAAGAGAAGCTGCTGCATGCAGATTTTAAGcgagagctgcagctccaggCTATCGTTAAGAAGGCCCAAGAAGAAGAGGCCAAGGTAAAGAAGGGGAATCCCTGCAACGACATAACCGTGTGCTGTCACAGTTCTGCTTTAAGTTACAATGAAAAATACGCCAAGGTCATTCAAGATATTCTCAGATTGGCTGATATCTGTTGTTCCTCTTAACACATTGGCTTGAgacaattttacattttctctATTTAGATACATTTTTGTCTATTCTTATATACCCTGTGTGCTCTTTATATCCCTACTcagaagtatatatatatatatatgtctgtaCAGGTGAATGAAATCGCCTTCATCAACACTCTTGAAGCCCAAAACAAGAGGCACGATGCACTGGCCAAGTTAAAGGAGTATGAGCAACGACTgaatgagctgcaggaggacagacagaggaggcaggaggagaagcaaGCTAGAGATGAGGCTGTGCAggtgcaaataaaaataatcctcaACTTGCGGTTCATTTTTCTTGTAATTTAAAAATCTTGGTGAATACTAAATCTCCTTCTGTAGGAGCGGAAACGAGTCCTGGAGGCAGAGCGGCAGGCACgagtggaggagctgctgatgcggaggaaggagcaggatgCTCGTATCGAGCAGCAAAGGCAGGAAAAAGAGCGTGCTCGAGAAGATGCAGCGCGGGAAAGGGCCAGGTATGTTAACTCCAAaggtagtaataataatattcatctTTGTCTGGCAAATTCTATGCAGGAACAAAAAAGAAGTGACAACAATGTGAACGCTGAAGTGTTTTTAATCAGCCCTCTTTTTAATAGTGTAACAATTGAAGGCTTTTTATATCATGAGAGCTACACTGAAATCAGTTATGAGTTTGATTAACTTTTTCaggatcttttttatttataaatcaACTAGATGGACTATTGGGATTAAAATTTTGTCCCCATTAATTTACTGTCAAAAGACAGGTATGGATAGGTGGCTTGGCTATTCATCTATTTCTCTACAGCGTTTTTTCATTAACCAAAGAGCTGAATTTTCATATAGATTATTTTACGCTGCTTTATGATGTCCTATCCAGAGACCGGGAGGAGCGTCTTGCTGCTCTTAGTGCTGCTCAGCAGGGGGCCATGGCGGAGCTTCAGAAAAAAATTCAGATGAAGGTAACTCTACATTGGGTAATCTTGCGTCTCGATCAGATGCAATATCAGACTTCTCGGTTTTCCATTCGACTCCTGCTTTGTGGTGTCTTCCACAGCATGATGAGAGCAGCCGCCGGCATATGGAGCAAATagagcagaggaaggagaaggctGCTGAGCTCAGCAGCGGTCGACATGCTAACACGGACTACGCCCCTGAGCTCACGCCGTACGAGCGGAAGAAACAGTGCTCGCTCTGCGGTGTTGTGGTATGTACCGTTTCTTCATGTAACTCTCCTGAATAATTGATGTCAAGTCGTGTTACATGGATTATCTTAAATCTAAGGATTCATTTAGCCTGCATCTGGTCCAAATCAGATTTCCCTGAACATAACAAATCACATGGAATCAGTTTTGATTTGTGCCACTTCCATATCGAGTCCGAATCGTAAGATGATTAGACGATAAGATAAATCcacaagcaaacacattcaTCTCAGATGAGCCTGCTGCGAAAGCAACAAGGGTTTTCAAATCGGCATCAGATAAAGAGGAGGTTGGGGTGAAAGAGGGAATCTTGTTAAAATGTCAGATGACCTTGTCTGACATCTGACACCAGAGATCGTGGATTGGTCAGCAGCAAGCACTTAATTTAATGACATTAAGCACACCACCATTTTGAATGGATTCTTTCCAGATACAAACCAAACCTGCCTCATTTCTCAAACTTGAATTTGCTGTCTCGTCTGACTAAGATAAGAGGAAATACCCTATTCAGATCATTCGTATTGATAAATAATTACGATTTCAGAGGACGTTTTTGGTGGTTTCTTGGGTTAAACTCTTCTTAATCACACTCCAAACAAGATAATTCAGCGAAATGCAGGACTACCTTCTGTTTCGCCACTCTACGCATAATGTGGCAAAAGTCTTCATTGCGTCTGCAGCAGCGGCCTCTGAccactgtgtttgtgtctgtagaTCTCCTCAGAGGTGCACCTGTTCAGCCACACCAAGGGCAAGAGGCACCAGCAGGCTGTGcgggacagcagcagcatccaggGACGGGAGCTGTCTGATGAGGAAGTGGTCTGTATATAACACACACCCACCGTGCCAGAAGCAAACATCCACTCATCCTGTCTGAATAACCCTATTGCTGCCGGTGTCATGTAAAAGCACAGAGACTCTATGGTGGTATTTTATGACGTGGTCATTGTTACTGCTTTTGCATCCCCTTATATCCTGCCGCAGTGTTTCGGGCTTCGTAAGATCCCAAATGGGCCTTGAAATGTACACAGTTAGGGTTCAGCAATTCAGCAAAGGGGTGACATCACCCCCCCTCGTCTCCAGGCTGTTTTTGTCATGGAGCACCTTTCCATGGGACGGCAGCTCGTTAATGCAAGGTAACCTCTCTGGCTGCAATAGGGGGATTGGCTTTTCAGCAGCGCTCATTGTGAGGCTGACAACTGTTGGTGCTATACGCCGCACCTTTGGCCCCAGCCAGCTCCCTCATTCAAAGCTTTTTTCAGAGGGATATAATTGATTGTCCTTCGCTTCCTCTAAATCATTTTCTCTTCAAATGCacgtctttttttcccccatcccTTTGACATCATTCAGACAGTCTAAGAAATGGAGAGAAGCACTTCATCATTTTAGCCCTGTAAACATTAACGTGTGAACGCGACTCCTTATGACATTGTATGAACTTGTTTCACATTGCATATTGTCTTTTTGTCAATACTGATCAGGACAAGTTTATGTTTATGAACACCCgtctaaatgtaaatgttttatttgacagATTCATTAAGTGTGCTCTTATTGGATTGGGCTCCTAGCCACTCTAGTTTCTCTAATACATAATGTTTAGATGCCCACACCTCTTTCTTACTCTAATAGGTCCACATATGAGACTTTGTTTAGATAGACTTCTGAGGCCCCTTGGTATTTATGACAAAGATCATTTTGATGTCCACTATTTAATTCATACCACTGCCAACTATTTTCCAGACTGTGGCTCCATAACTCTCCTTGCAGTGAAagatttttaattaaaatgaagatGGTTGGTTCAACTGTGTAGAGGTCACGCTGTAGTTTTTCAGCTGAAGTGGGTGGCGAATGCCATGTGCCTTCATATATCTGAAGGCACATTGTGTCTCATTCTGAAAGACTCGCGTATTAAATTGAAAATACGCCGATTATCAACAGGGTGTGATCGATGTGTGGGGGTGGGCTTGAGATTGCAATTCTTCTCTTTGCTCCCCATCTGTCTTCGTTTAATATAATACTGGTAATATCACATGGCCTCTGATTTGATTTACTGATCACCTTTGGACGTGGCAGCAAAAAAAGTGGTGGCTGCTCTTCAAGGGAAACTTCTTGGCAATCGCTGCCTGCAGAGGGTTCACCAGGTTGCAGAGGGTATAGGAGCTGATGTCCCAAAGGCATAGAGTCGTGCTAGAGGTCACGTAGTTAAATCTGCACAGATGGCCACAAATTGAGAACCTTGATGAAATATCCAGGCTGCCAGCTGAAGCCATCCTCTCCTTCCGTATGCAGTTAGGAGATCTGAAAACCTTCCTGGTTCCTTCAGTGAAGCTGCCGGGACATCCAGTGACTACTACTCCTTAGGGTTTCTTCTTTTTGCGAGTGTTCCCATCTTAAAATATCACTGATAAGATGCAATTCAATATAAAAGAAATGTCACGTAAGCCATGGTAACTATATACGGCGTAATATCGTAGTTTGCCTTGTGGCCAACATAAAGATACAGCTGTTTGTTACACATCAAATTGAAAGCTTCTGAGGCTTTTGTTTGTGACAAAAGAGGCGGGGGATGAACATATCCCACACAGTCTGTTTAGCAGTTctatttttttgtgtcatagAAAGGGAGAGATGTTGGTACAAGGTCATATTACTTGCAATCTATTGGTTTTTTGTGTGGTGGTAATGCAGGTCAGCCTGCGTCTTTGCTTCTTTGTGACAATGGTCGAGTGGTGGACGTCCGTCTGTCACCAGGTCAGATTGTTTCAAACAATCGGCATCAACGCAGCCTCTTTTCAGACTGGCCTCCTAGCAACAGAAATGGGTTGTaatcattatatatttatttgctaAGGGATCATTGCCTGAGTGTCAGCATTATATTtggcattttaatatttcagatACCCTTTTATGTTACCAGTGTCATTTTTTTGCAAATATGGTTTTGGATGCGTTACTGAAACGATTCCATTAAGTGAGTGGCTAGTGCGTTGGGTAGCCTCTCAGACAAATTACTGAACAGCTGCCTCCCAGGAGACAGACAGCTATGGTCATGAGTCATAACAGACCTGTGGTCTCGGAGTCAGGGGGGCGCACGCACCCCTTTTGAGGGAACCACTCCCTCACCCGGGGTGATCCTTTCATTTCCCCAATTATTGCTTTTCTCCTTTTATATTCTTTGCACTTTTAGGTTCTTAATACGT
The sequence above is drawn from the Brachionichthys hirsutus isolate HB-005 chromosome 5, CSIRO-AGI_Bhir_v1, whole genome shotgun sequence genome and encodes:
- the scaper gene encoding S phase cyclin A-associated protein in the endoplasmic reticulum, with protein sequence MSKDNRHDGRRRGAGQHRLGPRVCQGGDGRERSGSNSPGSSHGGKNDNSPKSTLKASFQRSNSLDKVRKIVAEEGRAARNLITWSVPLENKEEEAKSKLLSSSSSRAQRISSSQPRTKKQNAGAETKVPSGALMDKGPEKSPTKVRQPRKVDLRARYWAFLFDNLRRPVDEIYVTCESDQSVVECREVLMMLDNYVRDFKALIDWIQLQEKLEKTDAQNRPTSLAWEVRKMSPGRHVMQSSSADRMVPSLGACRALSFGGAPVTLAAARRCHTGLSWAERVKRSQSSQPITSPVETQGKKDAEGWETVHRGRTAKPRSGTRAVKVSPVLAHATPKHNGVLRDKWHPLHEEEQQPHPQRSMDKNGTMTDTRQRAFAEPDLLEMVGRPEMEPPAERVQDSGQCVDAPCEDAPPPITALIPEPTLPSDTVPPTDITLSGAVPTLALSTSPDIIRTDGLRALLGLRDTGAEGGASQGMATSAPGQAETPTAAVKLESVLDPTELSTPQSMAEVLAKKEELADRLEKANEEAIASAIAEEEQLTREIQAENKDLETENENDFSAGISNGGCGLNMDWSDMLADYDAREPWRQNTSWGEIVEEEPARPPGHGIHMHEKLSSPSRRRPIAETKKKFEEKQLKAQQLRAKLREEKTLKLQKLLEREKEVMKWKEELLEQRRKMMEEKLLHADFKRELQLQAIVKKAQEEEAKVNEIAFINTLEAQNKRHDALAKLKEYEQRLNELQEDRQRRQEEKQARDEAVQERKRVLEAERQARVEELLMRRKEQDARIEQQRQEKERAREDAARERARDREERLAALSAAQQGAMAELQKKIQMKHDESSRRHMEQIEQRKEKAAELSSGRHANTDYAPELTPYERKKQCSLCGVVISSEVHLFSHTKGKRHQQAVRDSSSIQGRELSDEEVEHLSLKKYIVDIVPDSSVPSESLKNGEEKQKARKKAKKLRARMNSRAKEYENTIEAKPLVHDSPYKAKLQRLVKDLLKQQGQDKVSGLDRTLGELSRILEKQNNADQVAFQLGGGLTALEQILQVVAGVSTPTSVPRIPSKSLCAAVNTYHLACFCCPVNSSYVVFSNKMVFLMDLLLHQLKLYVPDEDKSLFGRSVNKQVFEGFTTGLLQTIAAILGSLWPHISTDAKSSATESFNTHAQNLISYVVNMGLIDKLYGCFLSVHSPVDEHPKMSAFLQQASALLHSMCKLCFVVTGRASSIFDNKSQDPTGLTALLQSTDLVGVVHTLYCILLHTFVPESASQSQEPYGPGVIQVALQGIRFLNSFAFLDLSAFQSVLGAEGLSLAFRHIVSSLLWYCTQHSSEELLHEVIICVGMFTVNHPDNQVIVQSGRQPSVLQKLCQLPFQYFSNPRLIRVLFPALISACYNNSQNKVILQQEMSCVMLATFIQDCAAKEDADDKTKQASSLVLDHCELSNRFPRDQWDLALKFFLNKQEE